In Eulemur rufifrons isolate Redbay chromosome 29, OSU_ERuf_1, whole genome shotgun sequence, one DNA window encodes the following:
- the AGAP3 gene encoding arf-GAP with GTPase, ANK repeat and PH domain-containing protein 3 isoform X8 yields MNFQAGGGQSPQQQQSLAAPGGGGGGGAGGGGQFGGAGPGAGGGGGPSQQLASGPPQQFALSNSAAIRAEIQRFESVHPNIYAIYDLIERIEDLALQNQIREHVISIEDSFVNSQEWTLSRSVPELKVGIVGNLSSGKSALVHRYLTGTYVQEESPEGGRFKKEIVVDGQSYLLLIRDEGGPPELQFAAWVDAVVFVFSLEDEISFQTVYNYFLRLCSFRNASEVPMVLVGTQDAISAANPRVIDDSRARKLSTDLKRCTYYETCATYGLNVERVFQDVAQKVVALRKKQQLAIGPCKSLPNSPSHSAVSAASIPAVHINQICATVSNFSSTKRPFQLLPN; encoded by the exons ATGAACTTCCAGGCGGGCGGGGGGCAGAgcccgcagcagcagcagagccTGGCGGCTCctgggggcggcggcggcggcggcgcggggggCGGCGGGCAGTTCGGCGGCGCGGGgcccggggccgggggcggcggcggcccaTCGCAGCAGCTGGCCAGCGGGCCCCCCCAGCAGTTCGCACTCTCCAACTCGGCGGCCATCCGGGCCGAGATCCAGCGCTTCGAGTCCGTGCATCCCAATATCTACGCCATCTACGACCTGATCGAGCGCATCGAGGATTTGGCGCTGCAGAACCAGATCCGGGAGCACGTCATCTCCATTGAGG ACTCGTTTGTGAACAGCCAAGAGTGGACGCTGAGCCGCTCTGTGCCGGAGCTTAAAGTG GGCATAGTGGGGAACCTGTCTAGTGGGAAGTCAGCCTTGGTGCACCGCTATTTGACAGGGACCTATGTCCAGGAGGAGTCCCCTGAAG GGGGGCGGTTTAAGAAGGAGATTGTGGTGGATGGCCAGAGCTACCTGCTGCTGATCCGAGATGAAGGAGGCCCCCCTGAGCTCCAG TTTGCTGCCTGGGTGGATGCAGTGGTGTTTGTGTTCAGCCTGGAGGATGAAATCAGCTTCCAGACGGTGTACAACTACTTCCTGCGGCTCTGCAGCTTCCGCAACGCCAGCGAGGTGCCCATGGTGCTAGTGGGCACGCAGG ACGCCATCAGTGCTGCCAACCCCCGGGTCATTGATGACAGCAGGGCCCGCAAGCTCTCCACAGACCTGAAGCGCTGCACCTACTATGAGACGTGCGCCACCTACGGGCTCAATGTGGAGCGCGTCTTCCAGGACG TGGCCCAGAAGGTAGTGGCCTTGCGGAAGAAGCAGCAGCTGGCCATCGGGCCCTGCAAGTCACTGCCAAACTCGCCCAGCCACTCGGCAGTGTCCGCCGCCTCCATCCCGGCCGTGCACATCAACCAG ATATGTGCCACTGTTTCCAACTTTTCATCAACAAAAAGGCCTTTCCAACTCCTTCCAAATTAG
- the AGAP3 gene encoding arf-GAP with GTPase, ANK repeat and PH domain-containing protein 3 isoform X4, with translation MERGWPPGDSSSGERPAACRRALSVCDSLDLHGAPAGRAAAALQAALCAAREQPARPRSVCSGGPGQPPAGARGLLLGLLRPRLGRRGPAPSGPPCSPAPSPAPSPAPARRNRTRGEPAPRPRPTSMTFLEVNRLELAAAEAPGAGAGLGRAGSAGFLRGASLWSSQRWQVFRGGGGRSAEGPRRGLSALRKSFSFRLRRGQEIRRSESGLLARPPRARTRSDGDASSLGAFPSRRDLLGSEAPRAAPEPGRPRAAGLWRLLTSRFRRREPAPAAPLWSRRAAAAPGLLGATSDSFVNSQEWTLSRSVPELKVGIVGNLSSGKSALVHRYLTGTYVQEESPEGGRFKKEIVVDGQSYLLLIRDEGGPPELQFAAWVDAVVFVFSLEDEISFQTVYNYFLRLCSFRNASEVPMVLVGTQDAISAANPRVIDDSRARKLSTDLKRCTYYETCATYGLNVERVFQDVAQKVVALRKKQQLAIGPCKSLPNSPSHSAVSAASIPAVHINQATNGGSSAFSDYSSSVPSTPSISQRELRIETIAASSTPTPIRKQSKRRSNIFTICATVSNFSSTKRPFQLLPN, from the exons ATGGAGCGGGGCTGGCCGCCGGGGGACAGCAGCAGCGGGGAGCGGCCCGCCGCCTGCCGCCGCGCCCTCAGCGTCTGCGATTCGCTGGACCTGCACGGCGCCCCGGCTGGCCGCGCTGCCGCCGCCCTGCAGGCCGCCCTGTGTGCCGCGCGCGAGCAGCCGGCGCGGCCGCGGAGCGTATGCTCGGGTGGTCCGGGGCAGCCGCCTGCCGGCGCCCGCGGCCTGCTGCTCGGCCTCCTGCGCCCGCGCCTCGGCCGCCGGGGCCCAGCGCCGTCGGGGCCGCCCTGCTC ccccgcgcccagccccgcgcccagccccgcgCCGGCCCGGCGCAACCGCACCCGGGGCGAGCCGGCGCCGCGGCCAAGACCCACCAGCATGACGTTCCTGGAGGTCAACCGCCTGGAGCTGGCTGCGGCTGAGGCgccgggcgcgggcgcggggctgGGCCGTGCGGGCAGCGCGGGCTTCCTGCGGGGCGCGTCGCTGTGGAGCAGCCAGCGCTGGCAGGTGTTTCGCGGCGGTGGCGGGCGCAGCGCCGAGGGTCCCCGGCGTGGCCTGTCTGCGCTCAGGAAGAGCTTCAGCTTCCGCCTGCGCCGCGGCCAGGAGATCCGGCGCTCCGAGTCGGGGCTGTTGGCGCGGCCGCCCCGCGCGCGCACCCGTAGCGACGGCGACGCCAGCTCCCTGGGCGCCTTCCCCAGCCGCCGCGACCTGCTGGGCTCCGAGGCCCCGCGCGCCGCGCCGGAGCCGGGCCGCCCCCGCGCCGCCGGCCTCTGGAGGCTGCTCACCAGCCGCTTCCGCCGGAGGGAGCCCGCGCCCGCCGCGCCGCTGTGGAGCCGCCGGGCAGCCGCCGCCCCCGGGCTCCTGGGTGCGACGAGCG ACTCGTTTGTGAACAGCCAAGAGTGGACGCTGAGCCGCTCTGTGCCGGAGCTTAAAGTG GGCATAGTGGGGAACCTGTCTAGTGGGAAGTCAGCCTTGGTGCACCGCTATTTGACAGGGACCTATGTCCAGGAGGAGTCCCCTGAAG GGGGGCGGTTTAAGAAGGAGATTGTGGTGGATGGCCAGAGCTACCTGCTGCTGATCCGAGATGAAGGAGGCCCCCCTGAGCTCCAG TTTGCTGCCTGGGTGGATGCAGTGGTGTTTGTGTTCAGCCTGGAGGATGAAATCAGCTTCCAGACGGTGTACAACTACTTCCTGCGGCTCTGCAGCTTCCGCAACGCCAGCGAGGTGCCCATGGTGCTAGTGGGCACGCAGG ACGCCATCAGTGCTGCCAACCCCCGGGTCATTGATGACAGCAGGGCCCGCAAGCTCTCCACAGACCTGAAGCGCTGCACCTACTATGAGACGTGCGCCACCTACGGGCTCAATGTGGAGCGCGTCTTCCAGGACG TGGCCCAGAAGGTAGTGGCCTTGCGGAAGAAGCAGCAGCTGGCCATCGGGCCCTGCAAGTCACTGCCAAACTCGCCCAGCCACTCGGCAGTGTCCGCCGCCTCCATCCCGGCCGTGCACATCAACCAG GCCACGAATGGCGGCAGCAGCGCCTTCAGCGACTACTCGTCCTcagtcccctccacccccagcatcAGCCAGCGGGAGCTGCGCATCGAGACCATCgctgcctcctccacccccacaccCATCCGCAAGCAGTCCAAGCGGCGCTCCAACATCTTCACG ATATGTGCCACTGTTTCCAACTTTTCATCAACAAAAAGGCCTTTCCAACTCCTTCCAAATTAG
- the AGAP3 gene encoding arf-GAP with GTPase, ANK repeat and PH domain-containing protein 3 isoform X7, whose translation MNFQAGGGQSPQQQQSLAAPGGGGGGGAGGGGQFGGAGPGAGGGGGPSQQLASGPPQQFALSNSAAIRAEIQRFESVHPNIYAIYDLIERIEDLALQNQIREHVISIEDSFVNSQEWTLSRSVPELKVGIVGNLSSGKSALVHRYLTGTYVQEESPEGGRFKKEIVVDGQSYLLLIRDEGGPPELQFAAWVDAVVFVFSLEDEISFQTVYNYFLRLCSFRNASEVPMVLVGTQDAISAANPRVIDDSRARKLSTDLKRCTYYETCATYGLNVERVFQDVAQKVVALRKKQQLAIGPCKSLPNSPSHSAVSAASIPAVHINQATNGGSSAFSDYSSSVPSTPSISQRELRIETIAASSTPTPIRKQSKRRSNIFTICATVSNFSSTKRPFQLLPN comes from the exons ATGAACTTCCAGGCGGGCGGGGGGCAGAgcccgcagcagcagcagagccTGGCGGCTCctgggggcggcggcggcggcggcgcggggggCGGCGGGCAGTTCGGCGGCGCGGGgcccggggccgggggcggcggcggcccaTCGCAGCAGCTGGCCAGCGGGCCCCCCCAGCAGTTCGCACTCTCCAACTCGGCGGCCATCCGGGCCGAGATCCAGCGCTTCGAGTCCGTGCATCCCAATATCTACGCCATCTACGACCTGATCGAGCGCATCGAGGATTTGGCGCTGCAGAACCAGATCCGGGAGCACGTCATCTCCATTGAGG ACTCGTTTGTGAACAGCCAAGAGTGGACGCTGAGCCGCTCTGTGCCGGAGCTTAAAGTG GGCATAGTGGGGAACCTGTCTAGTGGGAAGTCAGCCTTGGTGCACCGCTATTTGACAGGGACCTATGTCCAGGAGGAGTCCCCTGAAG GGGGGCGGTTTAAGAAGGAGATTGTGGTGGATGGCCAGAGCTACCTGCTGCTGATCCGAGATGAAGGAGGCCCCCCTGAGCTCCAG TTTGCTGCCTGGGTGGATGCAGTGGTGTTTGTGTTCAGCCTGGAGGATGAAATCAGCTTCCAGACGGTGTACAACTACTTCCTGCGGCTCTGCAGCTTCCGCAACGCCAGCGAGGTGCCCATGGTGCTAGTGGGCACGCAGG ACGCCATCAGTGCTGCCAACCCCCGGGTCATTGATGACAGCAGGGCCCGCAAGCTCTCCACAGACCTGAAGCGCTGCACCTACTATGAGACGTGCGCCACCTACGGGCTCAATGTGGAGCGCGTCTTCCAGGACG TGGCCCAGAAGGTAGTGGCCTTGCGGAAGAAGCAGCAGCTGGCCATCGGGCCCTGCAAGTCACTGCCAAACTCGCCCAGCCACTCGGCAGTGTCCGCCGCCTCCATCCCGGCCGTGCACATCAACCAG GCCACGAATGGCGGCAGCAGCGCCTTCAGCGACTACTCGTCCTcagtcccctccacccccagcatcAGCCAGCGGGAGCTGCGCATCGAGACCATCgctgcctcctccacccccacaccCATCCGCAAGCAGTCCAAGCGGCGCTCCAACATCTTCACG ATATGTGCCACTGTTTCCAACTTTTCATCAACAAAAAGGCCTTTCCAACTCCTTCCAAATTAG
- the TMUB1 gene encoding LOW QUALITY PROTEIN: transmembrane and ubiquitin-like domain-containing protein 1 (The sequence of the model RefSeq protein was modified relative to this genomic sequence to represent the inferred CDS: inserted 1 base in 1 codon): protein MTLIEGVGDEVTILFSVLACLLVLALAWVSTHTAEGADPLPQPSGTPTSAQPSEAMAATDNVRGEAPGAEPPSLRHRGQAAQPEPSPGVRATPPPPDSPQEPLVLRLKFLNDSEQVARVWPQDTIGSLKRTQFPGREQQVRLIYQGQLLGDDTQTLGSLHLPPNCVLHCHVSTRVGPPHPPCPPGSEPGSSGLEVGSLLLPLLLLLXLLLWYCQIQYRPFFPLTATLGLAGFTLLLSLLAFAMYRP, encoded by the exons ATGACCCTGATTGAAGGGGTGGGTGATGAGGTGACCATCCTTTTCTCGGTGCTTGCCTGCCTTCTGGTGCTGGCCCTTGCCTGGGTCTCAACACACACTGCTGAGGGTGCGGACCCACTGCCCCAGCCCTCAGGGACCCCAACGTCAGCACAGCCCAGCGAAGCCATGGCAGCTACCGACAACGTCAGAGGAGAGGCCCCAGGGGCTGAGCCCCCCAGCCTGAGACACAGAGGTCAAGCTGCACAGCCAGAGCCTAGCCCAGGGGTCAGAGCTACACCGCCACCCCCGGACTCCCCACAGGAGCCCCTAGTGCTACGGCTGAAATTCCTCAATGATTCAGAACAGGTGGCCAGAGTCTGGCCCCAGGACACCATTGGCTCTTTGAAAAG GACCCAGTTTCCAGGCCGGGAACAGCAGGTACGACTCATCTACCAAGGGCAGCTGCTAGGAGACGACACCCAGACCCTGGGCAGCCTTCACCTCCCTCCCAACTGTGTTCTCCACTGCCACGTGTCCACGAGGGTCGGGCCCCCacatcccccctgccccccgggCTCGGAGCCAGGATCCTCCGGGCTGGAAGTAGgcagcctcctcctgcccctgctgctgctgc cgctGCTGCTCTGGTACTGCCAGATCCAGTACCGGCCCTTCTTCCCCCTGACGGCCACTCTGGGCCTGGCCGGCTTCACCCTGCTCCTCAGTCTGCTGGCCTTTGCCATGTACCGCCCGTAG